Proteins found in one Pseudomonas mosselii genomic segment:
- a CDS encoding MFS transporter: MNTIDTSTATPVRACDATHARITWRLMPLLLVCYLFAHLDRINIGFAKMQMSADLGFSDTVYGLGAGLFFIAYALFGVPSNLALERIGPRRWIATLMVVWGLLSTGMMWVQDAAGFYTLRFLLGVAEAGFFPGILVVLNRWYPARRRAQVTALFAIAVPLAGVVGGPLSGGILQAFHDQGGLRGWQWMFLIEGLPVVLLGLVVLKCLPDSFEQVAWLDAGQKRALREEMTGEERHKPISSLRGLFGNAQVWLLVTVYFAVMLAVNTLAFWMPSLIHGAGIGSDGQVGLLSAIPYLAGCLFMLGCGRSSDRRRERRWHLCAPLLMAAAGIALAGSAPGNALLVMTGLVVAGMGASAALPMFWQLPPAFLAGGAQAAGIAMISSFGSIASFAAPYLIGWMRDSTANPGLALQVLAVAIVLGGVLVLKVPASVVNPK; this comes from the coding sequence ATGAATACGATCGATACCTCCACGGCCACGCCCGTGCGCGCCTGCGACGCCACCCATGCCCGCATCACCTGGCGGCTGATGCCGCTGCTGCTGGTGTGCTACCTGTTCGCCCATCTGGATCGCATCAATATCGGCTTCGCCAAGATGCAGATGAGCGCCGACCTGGGCTTTTCCGACACGGTCTACGGCCTGGGCGCCGGCCTGTTCTTCATCGCCTACGCGCTGTTCGGCGTGCCCAGCAACCTGGCCCTGGAGCGAATCGGGCCGCGGCGCTGGATCGCCACCCTGATGGTGGTCTGGGGCCTGTTGTCCACCGGCATGATGTGGGTGCAGGACGCTGCCGGCTTCTATACCTTGCGGTTTCTGCTGGGGGTGGCCGAAGCGGGCTTTTTCCCTGGCATCCTCGTGGTGCTCAACCGCTGGTACCCTGCGCGGCGGCGCGCGCAAGTCACCGCGTTGTTCGCCATTGCCGTGCCCCTCGCCGGGGTGGTCGGGGGGCCGTTGTCCGGCGGTATCCTCCAGGCCTTTCACGACCAGGGCGGCCTGCGCGGCTGGCAATGGATGTTCCTGATCGAGGGCCTGCCGGTGGTGCTGCTCGGACTGGTGGTGCTCAAGTGCCTGCCGGACAGCTTCGAGCAGGTCGCTTGGCTCGATGCCGGGCAAAAGCGCGCATTACGCGAAGAAATGACCGGCGAGGAGCGGCACAAACCCATCAGTTCGCTGCGCGGCCTGTTCGGCAACGCGCAGGTCTGGTTACTGGTGACGGTGTATTTCGCGGTGATGTTGGCGGTCAACACCCTGGCCTTCTGGATGCCCAGCTTGATCCACGGCGCCGGCATCGGCAGCGACGGCCAGGTCGGCCTGCTCAGCGCCATCCCCTACCTGGCCGGGTGCCTGTTCATGCTCGGTTGCGGGCGCTCCTCGGACCGCCGGCGCGAACGCCGCTGGCACCTGTGCGCGCCGCTGCTGATGGCCGCCGCCGGTATCGCCCTGGCCGGCTCGGCACCGGGCAATGCCTTGCTGGTGATGACCGGGCTGGTGGTTGCCGGCATGGGCGCCAGCGCCGCCCTGCCGATGTTCTGGCAACTGCCGCCGGCGTTCCTGGCAGGTGGCGCCCAGGCCGCCGGTATCGCCATGATCAGCTCGTTCGGCAGCATCGCATCGTTCGCCGCGCCCTACCTGATCGGCTGGATGCGCGACAGCACCGCCAACCCGGGCCTGGCCCTGCAGGTACTGGCCGTGGCCATCGTGCTTGGGGGTGTGCTGGTGCTTAAGGTGCCAGCCAGCGTGGTCAACCCCAAGTAA
- a CDS encoding DUF2790 domain-containing protein: MNRSIALLALSATLASFGALADTTASTYEYGMPLDIAKVISITPASNDADCQVGTAHMVYVDHQGQTREVDYRQMGNCSQL, encoded by the coding sequence ATGAACCGTTCCATCGCCCTGCTCGCCCTGAGCGCCACCCTCGCCTCGTTTGGCGCATTGGCCGACACCACCGCCAGCACCTACGAATACGGCATGCCGCTGGACATCGCCAAAGTCATCTCGATCACCCCGGCCAGCAACGACGCCGACTGCCAGGTGGGCACCGCGCACATGGTCTACGTCGACCACCAGGGCCAGACCCGCGAAGTCGACTACCGGCAGATGGGCAACTGCTCGCAGCTCTAA
- a CDS encoding LysR family transcriptional regulator, with amino-acid sequence MDMLHAMRTFARVVECGSFAAAAQALDISAAQVSRIVAELENQLQTRLLHRTTRRLRMSEAGERFLERTRQIMLLTEEAVDEARGAHLTPRGHLRFHCTHGLGLLMMPLVARYNATCPEVVMELTLSQRNPDPLAEGHDVVITIGQGLPDSQLIAIPLGSIHSILCASPEYLARHGVPERPEDLHEHVCLRTVDPLFEEDWSFEGHSDSCVIVPQDTFLTNVADAMLKATELGMGVGLLPYYSASQAMEEGRLCRLLAPHRLRQREIYAIYPSRHFLDAKVRTWLDFLKEQLPLLFAEHQRVADEPRYWR; translated from the coding sequence ATGGACATGCTGCATGCGATGCGAACCTTCGCCCGGGTAGTTGAATGCGGCAGCTTCGCCGCGGCGGCCCAGGCCCTGGACATTTCGGCGGCGCAGGTGTCGCGGATCGTCGCGGAGCTTGAGAATCAGCTGCAGACCCGCCTGCTGCACCGCACCACCCGGCGCTTGCGCATGAGCGAGGCGGGGGAGCGGTTTCTGGAGCGTACCCGACAGATCATGCTGCTCACCGAGGAGGCGGTGGACGAGGCCCGTGGCGCCCACCTCACGCCTCGCGGCCACTTGCGTTTTCATTGCACCCATGGCCTGGGCTTGCTGATGATGCCGCTGGTGGCGCGCTACAACGCCACTTGCCCGGAAGTGGTGATGGAACTGACGCTGTCGCAGCGCAACCCCGACCCGCTGGCCGAGGGGCATGATGTGGTGATCACCATCGGACAGGGGCTGCCGGATTCGCAACTGATCGCCATCCCGCTGGGCAGCATCCACAGCATTCTCTGCGCCTCCCCCGAGTACCTGGCCCGCCACGGCGTGCCCGAGCGGCCTGAGGACCTGCATGAGCATGTCTGCCTGCGCACGGTCGACCCGCTGTTCGAGGAGGACTGGTCGTTCGAGGGGCATTCCGACAGCTGTGTGATCGTGCCCCAGGACACCTTCCTCACCAACGTCGCCGACGCCATGCTCAAGGCCACCGAGCTGGGCATGGGGGTGGGTCTGTTGCCTTACTATTCGGCCAGCCAGGCCATGGAGGAGGGGCGCCTGTGCCGGTTGCTGGCGCCGCATCGGCTGCGCCAACGGGAGATCTACGCGATCTACCCGTCGCGGCATTTTCTGGACGCCAAGGTGCGCACCTGGCTGGATTTTCTCAAGGAACAACTGCCGCTGCTGTTTGCCGAGCA